One part of the Eucalyptus grandis isolate ANBG69807.140 chromosome 10, ASM1654582v1, whole genome shotgun sequence genome encodes these proteins:
- the LOC120288728 gene encoding LOW QUALITY PROTEIN: trafficking protein particle complex subunit 2-like protein (The sequence of the model RefSeq protein was modified relative to this genomic sequence to represent the inferred CDS: inserted 3 bases in 2 codons), protein MIVCIAVVGHQNNPLYIQSFTEADDALKLHHIVHCSLDVVDERVNNPKKSGXLNETFLGLHPTENYKVYGYLTNTKVKFIXVTTDLDVKDADVKKYE, encoded by the exons ATGATCGTCTGCATCGCCGTCGTCGGCCATCAG AACAACCCGCTGTACATACAGAGCTTCACGGAGGCGGACGACGCGCTCAAGCTCCACCACATAGTCCACTGCTCCCTCGACGTCGTCGACGAGCGAG TGAACAATCCGAAAAAATCCG CTTTGAACGAGACTTTCCTGGGTCTTCATCCGACCGAAAACTACAAAGT GTATGGCTATCTGACTAATACAAAGGTGAAATTTAT AGTCACAACAGATTTAGATGTCAAAGATGCCGATGTGAAGAAATATGAGTAG
- the LOC120288729 gene encoding LOW QUALITY PROTEIN: probable ubiquitin-conjugating enzyme E2 23 (The sequence of the model RefSeq protein was modified relative to this genomic sequence to represent the inferred CDS: inserted 5 bases in 4 codons), producing the protein MALQQKNIAAEEPTISGHDTTLEEADSAISGGLSDVNNNGDGDGMAEAVRDIKETQSFPGIYRQDVVRSKKNGTIGIVTEVAGDSDSDGSITDEEDEDEDDEDDAEDSANEETDGDRIKMSQENCARSQGGDKPGPLSADQVRVLYMNDIESTQSFGEVTVIDRDSYGDYVASATDPTGQIGVVVDVSINVDVLNSSGSIIEDIPSKELKRVTEFSIGDYAVLGPWLGRVDGVLDNVTVQFDDGSVKVMKAEPHRLKPITKNLLEDEHCTYFPGQRVKASSSSIFKNSRWLYGLWRANKLEGTVTKVTIGSVFIYWIASAGHGPDSSTAPAEEQXPKKLKLLSCFSHANWQLGDWCLLPSSTPASSNLLYTGLSKLELDDSLNNELESSQPEKEVALEESIDHGEFINTDADTVLDPKAPLESVTRCTASSESSSCSSSLSVAKETLHEPWPLHRXKIRKVVLKRDKKIRRKEENFEKALQIVNTRTKVDVVWQDGQIERCLDSTKLIPIETPGDHEFVAEQYVIEXTDDDDYVGEVRRVGVVKSVNAKERNSSCQLVKTSCQARRSREFEKEEVVSVYELEGHPDYDYCYGDVVVRLSPVSASLQMDSGMKSMETGTQQSMPEDYTTDNEEDSSGTQNVEEVTDNEAASTFTDLSWVGNITGLEDGNIEVTWADGMVSTVGPQAIYVVGRDDDDGSIASGSGVSDAASWETVDDDEMDAVENDKEEVGLANDDADNDSGEESVENHAGMNSALSIGDWNIFTRPEKSGLWFGFGRENESHSQMLMKSSEKLYSSDECSSEKSNIMDCTGTDMTYPSGDQDISGVAPDPVGAAESLCYTRSQEVDAPASYEETACTFKRFDTARDPIDHYFIGTNGQVNGGRKWFKKVQQDWNILQNNLPDGIYVRVYEDRMDLVRAVIVGAYATPYQDGLFFFDFHLPPEYPDVPPSAYYHSGGWRINPNLYEEGKVCLSLLNTWTGRGNEVWDSSSSSILQVLVSLQGLVLNSKPYFNEAGYDKQIGTAEGEXNSLAYNENTFLLNCKTMLNLMRKPPKDFEDLVKEHFQKRGYYILKACDAYMKGYLIGSLAKDASVSSENNANSTSVGFKLMLAKIVPKLLLALDEAGADCHEFRHLGEP; encoded by the exons ATGGCATTGCAACAGAAGAATATTGCTGCTGAGGAACCAACCATAAGTGGGCATGACACGACTTTGGAGGAAGCTGATTCTGCTATTAGTGGTGGTCTTTCTGATGTGAATAAcaatggtgatggtgatggaaTGGCAGAAGCAGTTAGAGACATCAAGGAAACTCAGAGTTTCCCTGGCATATACAGACAAGATGTGGTGAGGAGCAAGAAAAATGGAACGATCGGTATAGTGACTGAAGTTGCTGGGGACTCTGATTCAGATGGCAGTATTACtgatgaggaagatgaagatgaagacgatGAAGATGATGCTGAAGACAGTGCGAACGAGGAGACTGATGGTGATAGAATCAAAATGTCTCAGGAGAATTGTGCCAGAAGCCAAGGTGGTGATAAACCAGGTCCTCTATCTGCCGACCAAGTTCGAGTGCTTTATATGAATGACATTGAGAGTACTCAAAGTTTTGGTGAAGTAACAGTCATTGATCGGGATTCTTATGGGGATTATGTGGCTTCAGCCACAGACCCTACAGGTCAAATTGGTGTCGTGGTGGATGTTAGTATAAATGTGGATGTTTTAAATTCTAGTGGATCTATTATAGAAGATATCCCATCCAAAGAACTAAAGCGCGTGACAGAATTTTCTATTGGAGATTATGCTGTCCTCGGTCCATGGCTGGGTAGAGTGGATGGTGTTCTAGATAATGTGACTGTGCAGTTTGATGATGGTTCTGTCAAAGTAATGAAGGCTGAGCCACATCGCCTCAAACCTATTACCAAGAATCTGCTGGAAGATGAACATTGTACTTATTTTCCTGGTCAACGTGTCAAGGCTAGCTCTTCTTCGATTTTCAAGAATTCGAGATGGCTATATGGGTTGTGGAGAGCTAATAAGTTGGAGGGTACTGTGACCAAAGTCACCATAGGCTCAGTGTTTATATATTGGATAGCTTCTGCTGGACATGGGCCTGATTCTTCTACTGCTCCAGCAGAAGAAC AGCCGAAGAAACTGAAATTACTGTCTTGCTTTTCCCATGCAAATTGGCAGCTAGGTGACTGGTGCCTTCTTCCATCTTCAACACCAGCTTCGTCTAATTTATTATACACAGGTTTGTCAAAACTAGAACTTGATGATTCGCTCAACAATGAGTTAGAGAGCTCTCAACCAGAAAAGGAGGTTGCATTGGAGGAGTCAATTGATCATGGAGAGTTCATTAATACTGATGCAGACACTGTATTGGACCCAAAGGCTCCACTGGAATCAGTTACACGGTGCACAGCTTCATCTGAGTCTAGCTCATGTAGTAGTTCATTGTCAGTTGCCAAGGAAACTCTTCATGAACCTTGGCCTCTTCATC AAAAGATTCGTAAAGTTGTTCTGAAGAGGGACAAGAAGATTCGAAGGAAAGAGGAGAATTTTGAAAAGGCTCTTCAAATTGTCAATACCAGAACAAAAGTTGATGTGGTGTGGCAGGATGGTCAGATTGAACGCTGTCTGGACTCAACGAAATTGATTCCAATTGAGACACCTGGTGATCATGAATTTGTTGCTGAACAGTACGTGATCGA AACTGATGATGACGATTATGTTGGTGAAGTTCGGCGTGTTGGGGTAGTGAAAAGTGTAAATGCCAAAGAGCGGAACAGCTCGTGTCAACTGGTTAAAACCAGTTGCCAGGCCAGAAGATCCCGTGAGTTTGAGAAAGAGGAAGTTGTTAGTGTCTATGAGCTGGAGGGACATCCAGATTATGACTATTGTTATGGTGATGTTGTTGTACGTTTGTCTCCTGTTTCTGCTTCTCTGCAAATGGATTCTGGTATGAAATCTATGGAGACAGGAACACAACAAAGCATGCCAGAGGATTATACAACAGATAATGAAGAAGACAGCTCAGGGACTCAAAATGTTGAGGAAGTCACTGACAATGAAGCTGCCTCTACCTTTACAGATCTTTCATGGGTTGGTAATATAACTGGGCTTGAAGATGGTAACATTGAAGTTACATGGGCTGACGGGATGGTTTCAACG GTTGGACCACAGGCCATATATGTTGTCGGTCGAGATGATGACGATGGGTCAATTGCTTCTGGCAGCGGGGTTAGTGATGCTGCAAGTTGGGAAACTGtagatgatgatgaaatggacGCTGTAGAGAATGACAAAGAG gaGGTTGGACTTGCAAATGATGATGCTGACAATGATTCTGGAGAAGAGAGTGTCGAAAACCATGCTGGAATGAATTCAGCACTTTCT ATTGGCGACTGGAATATTTTCACGAGGCCGGAAAAATCTGGACTCTGGTTTGGATTCGGAAGGGAAAATGAAAGTCATTCCCAGATGTTGATGAAAAGTTCCGAGAAATTATATTCTAGTGACGAGTGTAGCTCGGAGAAATCTAATATCATGGACTGTACGGGTACAGACATGACTTATCCTAGTGGGGATCAAGATATTTCTGGGGTAGCTCCTGATCCAGTGGGTGCAGCTGAAAGTCTATGCTATACGAGGTCTCAGGAAGTAGATGCTCCAGCCTCCTATGAAGAAACTGCTTGCACTTTTAAACGTTTTGATACAGCTAGAGATCCTATAGATCACTATTTCATTGGCACGAATGGACAG GTCAATGGTGGAAGAAAGTGGTTCAAGAAGGTACAGCAAGACTGGAATATCCTTCAGAATAACCTCCCTG ATGGGATTTACGTACGAGTCTATGAAGACCGAATGGATCTTGTGAGGGCAGTAATTGTCGGGGCATATGCAACACCCTACCAAGatggtctttttttctttgactttcACCTTCCCCCAGAGTATCCCGATGTTCCACCA TCAGCATATTATCATTCTGGCGGATGGCGAATTAATCCTAACTTGTATGAGGAGGGGAAAGTCTGCCTTAGCCTCTTGAACACCTGGACTGGCAGAGGGAATGAAGTGTGGGATTCATCATCTTCTAGCATTCTTCAAGTGTTGGTTTCACTCCAAGGATTGGTGCTCAATTCCAAACCATACTTCAATGAGGCAGGGTATGATAAGCAAATTGGGACAGCTGAAGGAG AAAACTCATTGGCCTATAATGAGAACACTTTCTTGTTGAATTGTAAGACAATGCTGAATCTAATGCGAAAGCCCCCCAAG GACTTCGAAGACCTTGTCAAGGAGCATTTTCAGAAGCGTGGTTATTACATCCTCAAGGCATGTGACGCATATATGAAGGGATATTTAATCGGATCTCTCGCTAAAGACGCCTCTGTAAGCAGTGAAAACAATGCAAATTCAACTTCAGTTGGCTTCAAACTTATGTTAGCCAAGATCGTACCAAAGCTTCTCTTGGCATTGGATGAAGCTGGAGCTGATTGCCATGAATTCAGACATTTGGGAGAACCATAG
- the LOC120288730 gene encoding basic blue protein-like yields MEDSKLCRYLSFCMILTVLGLLVNGAASEVYTVGDSDEWNSGVNYGVWSQKYNFSVGDVLAFKYIKGQHNTYEVTESTFRSCDTSTGVLAKHTSGNDQVTLTEAKKYWFVCSVLGHCLGGMRFGITVKESNTTESPPLAPQSVSGASTNQ; encoded by the exons ATGGAGGATTCGAAGCTGTGCAGGTACTTAAGCTTCTGCATGATCCTCACGGTCCTCGGTTTGCTCGTGAACGGTGCCGCATCGGAAGTTTACACGGTAGGTGACAGCGACGAATGGAACAGTGGCGTAAATTACGGCGTGTGGTCTCAGAAATACAATTTCAGCGTCGGCGATGTGCTTG CCTTCAAGTACATAAAAGGCCAACACAACACATATGAAGTGACCGAGTCGACGTTCCGCTCATGCGACACGAGCACCGGCGTGCTGGCCAAGCACACGAGCGGCAACGACCAGGTCACCCTCACCGAAGCCAAGAAGTACTGGTTCGTCTGCAGCGTGTTAGGTCATTGCCTCGGCGGAATGAGGTTCGGCATCACCGTGAAAGAATCGAACACCACAGAGAGCCCACCTCTGGCTCCGCAATCGGTCTCCGGCGCCTCCACAAATCAATGA
- the LOC120286340 gene encoding uncharacterized protein LOC120286340, which translates to MAERKVNPNCVNATNPYHECVDACLKKISEGQTTKKLNKKNSGSFILFLPRKLSMTKKQSDRKPSDEPVLKNFDVSDNLSAKDLSFKKVESWDAELVFPKARVKANQLRDAGELQSPPPEPPQKPSKHEKSVRQTKTTTELDEDKVNSVTIDNSAEHGRDAAFGSMASTITVVDHPSEVSDEVNEQDHEPVVSDSNILGDYRVQESSSSVLKPVIDKYGDIAANCHLKSAAMRSYFLETICSVIQELQRTEISKLKKSRIKEMQAILRDVEAAGIDVGWLRSVLDEITEMLELKKQCREIEIVKRNRDLDIGSTRQELELQLEDLAEKEKALEAAKAQVAETRARLSEFEQESSKLQETMLSIQSKAEHDYKSSVAQIL; encoded by the exons ATGGCCGAGAGGAAAGTGAATCCAAATTGCGTAAACGCCACCAATCCGTATCACGAGTGCGTCGACGCTTGCTTGAAAAAGATATCTGAAGGACAGACGACAAAGAAGTTGAATAAGAAGAATTCCG GATCGTTCATCCTCTTTCTTCCCAGAAAACTCAGCATGACCAAGAAGCAGTCGGATCGAAAGCCCTCTGACGAACCCGTCCTGAAGAATTTCGACGTCTCCGATAACCTATCCGCGAAAGATCTGTCTTTCAAGAAGGTGGAGTCGTGGGATGCCGAACTCGTGTTTCCAAAGGCTCGTGTCAAAGCAAATCAGCTTCGAGATGCAGGAGAACTCCAATCTCCTCCTCCTGAGCCTCCGCAAAAGCCCTCAAAGCATGAAAAATCTGTTAGACAAACCAAGACCACTACAGAGCTCGATGAAGACAAGGTGAATTCCGTTACAATTGACAACTCTGCAGAACATGGAAGGGATGCTGCATTTGGGTCCATGGCTTCTACGATCACGGTTGTCGACCATCCTTCTGAAGTGAGCGATGAGGTGAATGAGCAAGACCATGAACCCGTTGTTTCTGATTCCAACATCCTCGGGGATTACCGTGTGCAAGAAAGCTCCTCCTCGGTCCTGAAGCCGGTTATCGACAAGTATGGAGATATAGCAGCCAACTGCCACCTCAAGTCGGCTGCGATGCGCTCTTACTTTTTAGAGACCATCTGCTCCGTGATTCAAGAGCTGCAGCGCACCGAGATCTCGAAGCTAAAAAAGTCGAGAATCAAAGAGATGCAAGCCATCTTGAGGGATGTGGAAGCTGCGGGGATCGATGTGGGCTGGCTCCGCAGCGTGCTCGATGAGATAACCGAAATGCTCGAGCTCAAAAAGCAGTGCCGTGAAATCGAGATCGTGAAGAGAAACCGTGACTTAGACATAGGATCAACCAGGCAAGAGCTGGAACTTCAATTGGAAGATTTGGCTGAGAAGGAGAAGGCACTGGAAGCTGCCAAGGCACAAGTCGCCGAAACCAGAGCCCGGCTGAGCGAGTTCGAGCAAGAATCATCTAAATTGCAGGAAACAATGCTTTCCATCCAGTCTAAGGCCGAGCACGACTACAAATCGTCGGTAGCCCAAATCTTGTAA